In one Capricornis sumatraensis isolate serow.1 chromosome 1, serow.2, whole genome shotgun sequence genomic region, the following are encoded:
- the LNP1 gene encoding leukemia NUP98 fusion partner 1: MEHKDDDDDDDVSFAKWMSSFWGHSWIEEDERGVRDRRGSQDASYRKSSLPCPFPVFPRMMSSASHPRRYSYEDQGFRCHAQVRDHRKCSGDGSFKEPLESKGRSHSKIQSFSDSFEQQLCFRTKRSVSLGPESRKERNEREHRFLEVRSRKKVEEKRSSREEEHGGAYLPTLSEKALK, from the exons ATGGAGCACAAAgatgacgatgatgatgatgatgtgtcTTTTGCCAAATGGATGAGCAGCTTCTGGGGTCACAGCTGGATAGAGGAGGATGAGCGAGGAGTCCGGGACCGCCGTGGATCACAAGACGCCAGTTACAGGAAAagctccctgccctgccca TTTCCTGTGTTTCCCAGAATGATGTCGTCTGCCAGCCATCCTAGAAGGTATTCTTATGAGGACCAGGGATTTCGATGCCACGCTCAAGTGCGGGATCACAGAAAGTGCTCAGGGGATGGGTCATTCAAGGAGCCACTGGAATCAAAAGGAAGATCCCATTCCAAAATTCAGTCATTTTCAGACTCCTTTGAACAGCAACTGTGCTTTAGAACCAAACGTTCCGTCTCTTTG GGACCTGAGagcagaaaggagagaaatgagagAGAACACCGGTTTCTGGAAGTGAGGTCTCGCAAGAAAGTGGAGGAAAAAAGGAGCTCTAGGGAGGAAGAGCACGGAGGAGCGTACCTGCCCACCCTGTCTGAAAAAGCGCTCAAATAA